A portion of the Cellulophaga algicola DSM 14237 genome contains these proteins:
- a CDS encoding peptidylprolyl isomerase, with product MLKIKNTITLLVVLFVGILNAQEEVIESAIEEGVESPTEEAKDVAVVPMISDSVNSFKRIKIDGVAAVVGDYLILESDIDKTLIDLRNQGVSADDVSRCSLLGKLMEDRLYAHQAVQDSILVADDEVNATSDAQIQQLVTRVGSMEKVLSFYKKTDEESFREELYKINKLRMLSERMQRKIVEEIEITPEEVRQFFNKIPKDQRPVFGSELEIAQIVKKPVAPEEEKQKVVDRLNRIREDILEKGSSFSIKAILNSEDPGSKQNGGYYKIDKQTGFVKEFKDVAFSLNVGEVSEPFETTFGYHIITVEKILGQEREIRHILMIPKVPQRALDASKQELDSIRNQIIEGKYTFAEAALNFSDQKETKFDGGQLRNPADYSARFELTNMDPTFYNQIRNLKDNEISQPILEDDAREGTSFKIMKITNRHDEHEADFSKDYLKIQELAKTQKQADAIAKWMAAHIDETYISVNETNVGCDFANNWIKK from the coding sequence ATGTTAAAGATTAAGAACACGATTACACTTTTAGTAGTACTTTTTGTTGGGATACTAAATGCACAAGAAGAAGTTATTGAAAGTGCTATAGAAGAAGGTGTAGAAAGCCCTACGGAAGAAGCAAAAGATGTTGCGGTTGTACCGATGATTTCAGACTCTGTAAATTCTTTTAAGAGGATTAAGATTGATGGTGTTGCTGCCGTAGTTGGTGATTATTTAATTTTAGAATCAGATATTGATAAAACTTTAATAGACCTGCGGAATCAAGGCGTGTCTGCTGATGATGTTTCGCGTTGTAGTTTGTTAGGGAAGTTAATGGAGGATCGTTTATATGCACACCAAGCAGTTCAAGATAGTATTTTGGTAGCTGATGATGAGGTGAATGCAACTAGTGATGCCCAAATTCAACAATTAGTAACTAGAGTTGGTTCTATGGAAAAAGTATTATCTTTTTACAAAAAAACCGATGAAGAAAGCTTTAGAGAGGAATTATACAAGATTAATAAACTTCGTATGCTTTCTGAGCGTATGCAACGTAAAATTGTAGAGGAGATAGAGATTACCCCAGAAGAAGTGCGTCAGTTTTTTAATAAAATACCTAAAGATCAGCGTCCAGTTTTTGGTTCAGAGTTAGAGATTGCACAAATTGTAAAAAAACCTGTTGCTCCAGAAGAAGAAAAACAAAAAGTAGTAGATCGTCTCAATAGAATTCGTGAAGATATTTTAGAGAAAGGATCAAGTTTTTCTATAAAAGCGATTTTAAATAGTGAGGATCCTGGATCTAAGCAGAATGGTGGTTATTATAAGATTGATAAGCAAACAGGATTTGTAAAGGAATTTAAAGATGTAGCTTTTAGCTTAAATGTAGGTGAAGTTTCTGAGCCTTTTGAAACTACATTTGGGTACCACATTATTACAGTAGAAAAGATTTTAGGGCAAGAACGTGAAATACGTCATATTTTGATGATTCCTAAAGTGCCGCAGCGTGCTTTAGATGCATCAAAGCAAGAGTTAGATTCTATTCGTAATCAAATTATAGAAGGTAAATATACCTTTGCAGAGGCGGCATTGAACTTCTCTGATCAGAAAGAAACAAAATTTGATGGAGGGCAGTTGCGTAACCCAGCAGATTACAGTGCTAGATTTGAGTTGACAAATATGGATCCTACATTTTACAATCAGATTCGTAACTTAAAAGATAATGAAATATCTCAGCCAATATTAGAAGACGATGCTCGTGAAGGTACTAGTTTTAAAATCATGAAAATTACAAACCGTCATGATGAGCATGAGGCAGATTTTTCTAAAGATTACCTAAAGATTCAAGAATTGGCGAAAACTCAGAAGCAAGCAGATGCTATTGCAAAATGGATGGCCGCGCATATTGATGAAACATATATAAGTGTAAATGAAACGAATGTAGGTTGTGATTTTGCAAATAACTGGATAAAAAAGTAA
- a CDS encoding amidase family protein, producing MKNLAVLFLLVLVFSCKEKSSVKEAQVIWHPYNDSLEIVANANHENTRMQYKLVQSKVLDKNDVFVPLYNEVSKISELDYEKWKPFVLEQDILTIQANIKDGNLSYENLVLFYLYRIYKYELNNETTLNTILALNKAILDQARKCDEALAENPDESRHPIYGMPILLKDNIDTYGMKTTAGAIAFMDNETDDAFIVERLKKNGALILGKVNLSEWAYFLCEGCPVGYSAVGGQTLNPYGRKIFETGGSSAGSGTSIAANYAVAAVGTETSGSILSPSSQNSVVGLKPTIGLLSRSGIVPISSTLDTPGPMTKNTIDNAILLSAMTGKDLSDIKSVDTFKNYIEAVSLPTSLQGKRFGAFKDLIESDTIYAATILHLQTLGATVVLFSPKQLELTGFLSILNIDMKNDLPNYIEQNVKNKNLVEVTSIEDVIAFNKKDSLTRIPYGQALFEGIVADTTSLASLKLIIADLEQKSRAYFDDVLERDNLDAILSINNYHSGYSAAAKYPALTVPMGYRATGEPVSLTFIAKQFEEDKLLQLGAAFENATKFRKMPKGYN from the coding sequence ATGAAAAATCTTGCGGTACTTTTTTTATTGGTATTGGTGTTCTCTTGTAAGGAGAAAAGTAGTGTCAAAGAAGCACAGGTAATTTGGCACCCTTATAATGATTCATTGGAAATAGTAGCGAATGCAAATCATGAGAATACGCGAATGCAATACAAGCTAGTGCAATCTAAGGTTTTAGATAAGAACGATGTGTTTGTTCCTCTTTATAATGAAGTGTCAAAAATTTCAGAGCTGGATTATGAAAAATGGAAGCCCTTTGTATTAGAGCAAGATATTCTAACAATACAAGCAAATATTAAGGATGGAAACTTAAGCTATGAAAACCTTGTGCTTTTTTATTTATATCGTATTTATAAATATGAATTGAATAATGAAACAACTTTAAATACAATCCTAGCATTAAATAAAGCTATTTTAGATCAAGCGCGTAAATGTGATGAAGCGCTTGCTGAAAATCCTGATGAAAGTAGGCATCCAATTTATGGAATGCCAATTTTACTAAAAGATAATATAGACACGTATGGTATGAAGACTACTGCGGGTGCTATAGCTTTCATGGATAATGAAACAGATGATGCTTTTATTGTTGAACGGTTAAAGAAAAATGGAGCTTTAATATTAGGTAAAGTAAATTTGAGTGAATGGGCTTATTTTTTATGTGAAGGTTGTCCTGTAGGTTATAGTGCTGTAGGTGGCCAAACGTTGAATCCTTACGGGCGTAAAATTTTTGAAACAGGAGGTTCTAGTGCAGGAAGTGGTACTTCGATTGCAGCAAATTATGCAGTGGCTGCCGTTGGTACAGAAACCTCAGGATCTATACTTTCTCCTTCTAGTCAGAATTCTGTAGTGGGTTTAAAGCCTACTATTGGTTTATTGAGTAGAAGCGGAATTGTTCCTATTTCTAGTACCTTAGATACCCCCGGACCTATGACAAAAAACACGATTGATAATGCCATATTATTATCAGCAATGACGGGTAAAGATCTTTCAGACATAAAATCAGTAGATACTTTTAAAAATTATATTGAGGCTGTTAGTTTGCCTACTTCTTTACAAGGTAAGCGCTTTGGGGCTTTTAAGGATTTAATAGAATCAGATACTATTTATGCCGCAACTATTTTGCATTTACAAACTCTGGGGGCAACAGTAGTTCTCTTTAGTCCAAAGCAATTAGAATTAACAGGGTTTCTAAGTATTTTAAATATTGATATGAAAAATGATTTGCCGAACTACATTGAGCAAAACGTAAAAAATAAAAATCTTGTTGAAGTAACTTCAATTGAGGATGTTATAGCGTTTAATAAGAAAGATTCGCTAACTAGAATTCCATATGGTCAAGCATTATTCGAGGGTATAGTTGCTGATACTACTTCGCTTGCGAGTTTAAAATTGATTATTGCTGATTTAGAACAGAAAAGTAGAGCGTACTTCGATGACGTGTTAGAACGTGATAATTTAGATGCTATTTTAAGTATCAATAATTATCATTCGGGTTATTCGGCTGCTGCAAAATATCCGGCTCTAACGGTGCCAATGGGCTACAGGGCTACAGGAGAACCAGTAAGTTTAACGTTTATAGCGAAACAGTTTGAGGAAGATAAATTGCTGCAACTTGGTGCTGCTTTTGAGAATGCAACGAAGTTTAGAAAGATGCCTAAGGGGTATAATTAA
- the rimO gene encoding 30S ribosomal protein S12 methylthiotransferase RimO, which yields MRTKTLKKNKINVVTLGCSKNVYDSEILMGQLKANKKDVVHEGEGNIVVINTCGFIKNAKEESVNTILEFVQKKEAGIVDKVFVTGCLSERYKPDLQKEIPNVDEYFGTTELPGLLKALGADYKHELIGERLTTTPKNYAYLKIAEGCDRPCSFCAIPIMRGKHKSTPIENLVIEAEKLAANGVKELILIAQDLTYYGLDIYKKRNLAELLEALVKVDGIEWIRLHYAFPTGFPMDVLALMKKEPKICNYLDIPLQHISDAILKSMRRGTTKEKTTKLLYDFRALVPEMAIRTTLIVGYPGETEEDFQTLKAWVEEMRFERLGCFTYSHEENTHAYTLVDDVPEDVKQERASQIMEIQSQISWELNQEKVGQTLRCIVDRKEGPHFIGRTEFDSPDVDNEVLIDASKFYLKVGDFVNINITEAADFDLYGEPV from the coding sequence ATGCGCACAAAAACACTTAAGAAGAATAAAATTAACGTCGTAACATTAGGTTGCTCTAAAAATGTGTACGATTCGGAAATTTTAATGGGACAACTAAAAGCCAATAAAAAAGACGTTGTACATGAAGGAGAAGGAAATATTGTAGTGATAAATACCTGTGGCTTTATTAAAAATGCCAAAGAAGAAAGCGTTAATACAATTTTAGAATTCGTACAAAAAAAAGAAGCTGGTATTGTAGATAAAGTTTTTGTTACGGGGTGTTTAAGTGAGCGTTATAAGCCAGACTTACAAAAGGAAATTCCGAATGTAGATGAATATTTTGGTACTACAGAGTTGCCTGGTTTATTAAAAGCATTAGGAGCAGATTATAAGCATGAATTAATAGGTGAGCGATTAACGACTACTCCTAAAAATTATGCCTATTTGAAAATTGCAGAAGGGTGTGATAGGCCTTGTTCTTTCTGTGCCATTCCTATTATGCGTGGAAAGCATAAAAGTACACCAATAGAAAATTTAGTTATCGAAGCTGAGAAATTAGCAGCAAACGGAGTTAAAGAATTAATTTTAATTGCTCAAGATTTAACGTATTATGGCTTAGATATTTATAAGAAAAGAAATCTTGCAGAGCTTCTTGAGGCACTAGTAAAGGTTGATGGTATTGAATGGATTCGTTTGCATTATGCATTTCCAACGGGCTTTCCTATGGATGTGTTGGCGTTGATGAAAAAAGAACCGAAAATTTGTAATTATTTAGATATTCCACTACAACATATTTCAGATGCTATTTTGAAAAGTATGCGTAGGGGAACTACAAAAGAAAAAACAACAAAGTTATTGTACGATTTTAGGGCTTTGGTTCCTGAAATGGCTATTAGAACTACTTTAATTGTTGGTTATCCGGGAGAAACAGAAGAAGATTTTCAGACCTTGAAAGCCTGGGTTGAAGAAATGCGTTTTGAACGTTTAGGATGTTTTACCTATAGCCATGAAGAAAATACACATGCCTATACTTTGGTAGACGATGTTCCTGAAGATGTAAAGCAAGAACGTGCTTCTCAAATTATGGAAATTCAATCCCAAATTTCTTGGGAGTTAAACCAAGAAAAAGTGGGACAGACACTTCGTTGTATTGTTGATAGAAAAGAAGGACCTCATTTTATTGGTAGAACCGAGTTTGATTCTCCAGACGTAGATAATGAAGTGCTTATTGATGCTTCTAAATTCTATTTAAAAGTGGGCGACTTTGTGAATATAAATATCACGGAAGCTGCAGATTTTGATTTGTACGGAGAACCTGTTTAG
- a CDS encoding DUF3999 family protein — protein sequence MTQKTYKLLFILFLVSSGLFAQMKTYQFKREIKDISEQWQRIELPESLYGKTKMNLADIRIYGITKKDTIEAPYALKATKSIEKIDDVAFELINESHTEDNYFYTFKIDNDSKINEIYLNFEQLNFDFTIKVEGGHNDKEWYTIKEDYRILSIENGITSFNFTTAKIPTSTYSYYRITANTSEDPELKSAKIFENNTIPAEYNTYVPLKTEITKNQKTKESVVTVELKNAVPLSHIKVNILDNVNYLRPIHISYVSDSIKTTKGWHYEYRSLASSILSSINKNEFDFISTRVKKLKITISNQDNEALKVGTIQLKGYKHELIARFNQPAQYFLTYGNPTASEPIYDINLMDKVVPKTAKTAALGKELSSEAKIQEPEAKPLFEDKKWLWAIMILIISLIGYYTIKMIKKT from the coding sequence ATGACCCAAAAGACTTATAAACTTTTATTTATCTTGTTTTTAGTGAGTTCAGGCCTCTTTGCTCAAATGAAAACATATCAATTCAAGCGAGAAATCAAGGATATTTCAGAGCAATGGCAGCGCATAGAACTACCTGAATCTCTATACGGGAAGACGAAAATGAATCTTGCTGATATTCGAATTTATGGTATTACGAAGAAGGATACTATAGAAGCTCCTTATGCCTTGAAAGCAACAAAGAGTATCGAAAAAATTGATGATGTGGCTTTTGAATTAATAAACGAAAGCCATACTGAAGACAACTATTTCTATACTTTTAAAATAGATAATGATTCTAAAATAAATGAAATATATTTAAATTTTGAACAACTAAATTTTGATTTCACTATTAAAGTAGAAGGCGGTCATAATGATAAGGAATGGTATACTATTAAAGAGGATTACCGAATTCTTTCCATAGAGAATGGGATAACTAGCTTTAATTTCACTACAGCTAAAATACCAACTTCTACCTATAGTTACTACAGAATAACAGCAAACACATCAGAAGATCCTGAATTAAAAAGCGCTAAAATTTTCGAAAACAATACCATCCCAGCGGAATACAACACATATGTTCCGTTAAAAACAGAAATTACAAAAAATCAGAAAACAAAAGAAAGCGTTGTTACTGTAGAACTAAAAAATGCAGTACCTCTAAGTCACATAAAAGTGAACATTCTGGATAATGTAAATTACTTAAGACCAATTCACATAAGTTATGTTAGCGATAGCATTAAAACCACTAAAGGCTGGCATTATGAATACCGAAGTTTAGCTTCTAGTATATTGAGCTCTATTAATAAGAATGAATTTGATTTTATCAGTACTCGAGTAAAAAAACTAAAAATCACCATTAGCAATCAAGACAACGAAGCTTTAAAGGTTGGTACTATTCAATTAAAAGGGTATAAGCATGAATTAATTGCTAGGTTTAACCAACCTGCTCAATACTTTTTGACTTACGGAAACCCAACAGCTTCTGAGCCAATTTATGACATTAATTTAATGGACAAAGTAGTTCCTAAAACTGCAAAAACTGCTGCATTAGGAAAAGAATTAAGTAGTGAAGCTAAAATACAAGAGCCCGAAGCCAAACCTTTATTCGAAGATAAAAAATGGCTTTGGGCTATTATGATTTTAATAATTTCTCTGATAGGATACTACACTATTAAAATGATTAAAAAGACCTAA
- a CDS encoding serine hydrolase: MSCKETPQIVITHPIETALEATSTKIKNVVDSIKLHEVQLKFTRIRRENDDVFFTDYNFQTNESDYFYPASSVKLPIAVLALEEINKIPDVTLYTKFYIEGDTIETTVAKEITKIFAVSDNQAYNRLFEFLGQDTINQSLHNKGIKNVRISHRMSIENADNITTKPIIIYMNDSTTRVRERRSNEIIKPLDLHHIKKGKSFINEDDEFVNEPFDFSLKNYYPIEAQHEVLKRIIFPEKFKKEEQFNISTTQRDFLLTAMRSLPREAGYDKTEYYDSYVKFFMFGDQQKPIPNTIKIYNKVGYAYGTLTDCAYIKDSTNAIEFLLTATILVNKNQTFNDNTYEYEAVGIPFLAELSRQLYDQELQQKKQ; this comes from the coding sequence ATGAGCTGTAAAGAAACCCCTCAAATAGTGATTACACATCCTATAGAAACGGCGTTAGAAGCAACATCTACTAAAATAAAAAACGTTGTAGACAGCATAAAACTCCACGAGGTACAATTAAAATTTACGCGAATACGCAGAGAAAATGATGACGTGTTTTTTACAGATTATAATTTTCAAACTAATGAAAGTGATTACTTCTACCCTGCAAGTTCTGTAAAGTTACCCATTGCTGTTTTAGCATTAGAAGAAATTAATAAAATTCCTGATGTAACATTATATACTAAATTTTATATAGAAGGAGACACTATTGAAACAACAGTCGCCAAAGAAATAACTAAAATTTTTGCGGTTAGCGATAACCAAGCTTACAATAGATTGTTTGAATTTTTAGGTCAAGATACCATTAACCAGTCATTACATAACAAAGGGATTAAAAATGTTCGTATCTCACATCGGATGTCTATAGAAAATGCTGACAATATTACCACCAAGCCAATTATCATTTATATGAATGATAGTACAACCCGCGTACGAGAGAGGCGAAGCAATGAAATAATAAAACCTCTTGACCTTCATCATATAAAAAAAGGAAAAAGCTTTATAAACGAGGATGATGAATTCGTAAATGAACCTTTTGATTTTAGTTTGAAAAACTATTATCCTATTGAGGCACAACATGAGGTATTGAAACGAATAATATTTCCGGAGAAGTTTAAAAAAGAAGAACAATTTAATATAAGCACTACCCAAAGAGATTTCCTTCTCACTGCTATGCGTTCATTACCAAGGGAAGCAGGGTATGACAAAACGGAATACTATGATAGTTATGTGAAGTTTTTTATGTTTGGTGACCAGCAAAAACCAATACCCAATACAATTAAAATTTACAATAAAGTAGGCTATGCCTATGGGACACTCACAGATTGCGCGTATATAAAAGATAGCACTAACGCTATTGAATTTTTACTTACCGCTACAATTTTAGTAAACAAGAACCAAACATTCAATGATAACACTTACGAATACGAGGCTGTCGGAATTCCTTTTTTAGCAGAACTAAGCAGACAACTCTACGACCAAGAACTTCAACAAAAAAAGCAATAA
- a CDS encoding DUF2339 domain-containing protein produces the protein MNNQQDQLKLLEQKLEDLLAKQENFATNLMAAYREIEQLKKDLSTETPLTSTIKETTAATEPPTITNEVKAPADIPVEKIQAEQIAIPTEKQQNLEVAQKISDQAQAETFTNQDTKNETVSTNTSRIPETKSSLEKFIGENLINKVGILITIIGVIIGVKYSIENNLISPLTRIILGYLLSFGILGVGLKLKEKYLNFSAVLVSGAITMMYFITFMGYDFYGLFPQLLAFGIMTLLTIFTVVAAINYDKQVIAHLGLVGAYSIPFLLSNNSGNVTALFSYMTIINIGILIISFKKYWKSLYYVSFSFTWLIYLGWILKDYYYVEDFRFAFTFLSIFFILFYCMFLAYKTLKNEKFQATDVILLFINSFFFYGIGYYLLNSHETFGKELLGLFTLGNAVIHFIPTVIVYKKKLVDKKLFYLIAALVLTFITITIPVQLDGSWVTILWSAEAALLFWFATTKKITVYKNLSYILMVIAFISLLEDWSHIYDLHPSKEKIAPIFNSNFLSSVVVITAFGFITWLNKAQKFQDLEVPKKAMDKIMGFLIPVGLLLICYLAFSLEINMYWEQQFLDSFINYTNEDGNLSSTRNYNLLDFKSIWLINYSLLFFSILAVANIKLIKNRTLAIANFVINNILTFIFLIGGLLIISTLRENYVTQYLGEHYNIGSYFLYIRYISLAFLAFLVYTVYWYTKQDYLNLKIKNMFQIFLYFITLWILSSELLHWMDLAGASGLYKMNLSILWGAYSLFMVIIGIWKRKKHIRISGISLFGLTLVKLFFYDIADLDTISKTIVFVSLGLLLLLISFLYNKYTKQIENDPKDL, from the coding sequence ATGAACAACCAACAAGACCAGCTAAAATTACTAGAGCAAAAACTTGAAGACCTTTTGGCTAAGCAAGAAAACTTTGCCACAAACCTAATGGCTGCTTATAGAGAAATAGAACAACTTAAAAAAGATCTATCTACAGAAACTCCTCTTACCAGCACTATAAAAGAGACTACCGCTGCAACAGAACCTCCAACGATAACAAATGAGGTTAAAGCACCTGCAGACATACCTGTAGAAAAAATACAAGCTGAGCAAATTGCCATTCCTACAGAAAAGCAACAAAACCTGGAAGTAGCCCAAAAAATTTCAGACCAGGCGCAAGCAGAGACATTTACCAACCAGGATACTAAAAACGAAACAGTTAGTACAAACACCTCAAGAATACCAGAAACAAAATCGAGTTTAGAAAAATTTATTGGAGAAAACTTAATTAATAAAGTTGGAATCCTAATTACCATTATTGGGGTTATCATTGGCGTAAAATATAGTATTGAAAACAATCTTATTAGCCCATTAACACGAATTATTTTAGGCTACCTACTTTCTTTTGGAATATTAGGAGTTGGTCTAAAACTAAAAGAAAAGTACCTAAATTTTAGCGCCGTATTGGTTAGCGGAGCTATAACCATGATGTATTTCATCACCTTCATGGGATATGATTTTTATGGACTATTCCCGCAGCTCCTTGCTTTTGGCATAATGACACTCCTTACCATTTTTACAGTGGTCGCCGCCATAAATTACGACAAGCAAGTGATTGCCCATTTAGGATTAGTAGGTGCTTATTCTATTCCATTTTTACTAAGTAATAATTCTGGTAATGTAACTGCACTTTTTAGCTACATGACCATTATCAATATTGGGATTCTTATAATTTCATTTAAAAAATATTGGAAATCATTGTACTATGTATCCTTTAGTTTTACCTGGTTAATTTACCTAGGATGGATCTTAAAAGACTATTATTACGTTGAAGATTTTAGATTTGCATTTACTTTCTTGAGTATCTTTTTCATACTTTTCTATTGCATGTTTTTAGCTTACAAGACCTTGAAAAACGAAAAGTTTCAAGCCACAGATGTCATTTTACTTTTCATTAATTCATTTTTCTTTTACGGTATTGGCTATTATCTACTGAACTCGCATGAAACGTTTGGAAAAGAATTATTAGGACTATTCACCCTTGGCAATGCTGTGATTCACTTTATACCAACCGTGATCGTTTACAAAAAGAAGTTAGTGGATAAAAAATTATTCTACTTGATAGCGGCACTAGTACTTACTTTTATCACGATAACTATTCCGGTTCAACTAGACGGCAGCTGGGTTACTATATTATGGTCTGCTGAAGCCGCACTGCTTTTCTGGTTTGCTACCACGAAGAAAATTACGGTATACAAAAACCTTTCCTATATATTAATGGTCATTGCATTTATAAGCCTCCTGGAAGATTGGTCTCATATATATGATTTACACCCTTCTAAGGAAAAAATAGCCCCTATTTTTAATAGTAATTTCTTAAGCTCTGTAGTCGTTATTACAGCTTTCGGATTTATTACCTGGCTGAATAAAGCTCAGAAATTCCAAGATTTAGAAGTGCCTAAAAAAGCAATGGATAAGATCATGGGATTCTTAATTCCTGTAGGATTACTTTTAATTTGCTATTTAGCCTTCTCCCTTGAAATAAATATGTACTGGGAGCAACAGTTCTTAGATTCATTTATAAACTACACCAACGAGGACGGTAATTTAAGCAGCACACGAAATTACAACTTATTAGATTTCAAAAGTATTTGGCTTATAAATTACTCCTTATTGTTCTTTTCTATTTTGGCCGTAGCAAACATCAAGCTTATAAAAAACAGAACATTAGCCATTGCAAACTTTGTTATTAATAACATCCTTACATTTATATTCTTAATTGGAGGGTTATTAATCATCAGTACACTTAGAGAAAATTACGTTACACAATATCTGGGTGAACATTACAACATTGGCAGCTACTTTCTCTATATAAGATATATTTCATTAGCCTTTTTAGCATTTCTAGTATACACCGTCTACTGGTACACCAAACAAGACTATTTGAATTTAAAAATTAAGAATATGTTTCAAATATTCTTATACTTTATTACCCTATGGATACTAAGCAGTGAACTTTTGCATTGGATGGATCTTGCAGGAGCTTCAGGATTATATAAAATGAATTTAAGTATTCTCTGGGGAGCTTACTCTTTATTCATGGTAATTATCGGTATCTGGAAAAGAAAAAAACACATTCGTATCAGTGGAATTAGCCTATTTGGACTTACACTTGTAAAACTTTTCTTTTACGATATAGCCGATCTAGATACCATATCTAAAACTATTGTATTCGTCTCATTAGGATTGCTTTTATTATTAATTTCATTTTTATATAACAAATACACCAAACAGATTGAAAATGACCCAAAAGACTTATAA
- a CDS encoding peptidylprolyl isomerase, whose translation MQLENIVLNKLVRFVSVFALISLFISCSSIWKKKEDREPLARVGNSYLYKDDIVALLKDNVSKEDSASFVTNYINNWATKQLLLSKSKINLPEEQLKEFNELIENYKTDLYTRAYKEALVSQTEDTIVTDAQLTSFYENEKENFMLKEKLVKLRFIELSAQFLDKEQVATRLDRFNEKDIKFLDSIGIQFKNLNFNDSIWVKASRIVNEIPPLTFENEDAYLKKSQFFELQDSIGVYLAKVTDVLNTNDTAPLSFVKPSIKQILLNRRRLELIRKLETEIIDDAIKDKEFEVYVKD comes from the coding sequence ATGCAGTTAGAAAACATTGTTTTAAATAAATTGGTACGCTTTGTATCCGTTTTTGCGCTTATTTCTTTATTCATTTCCTGTAGTTCAATTTGGAAGAAAAAAGAAGATAGGGAGCCGCTGGCACGCGTGGGTAACTCCTACTTATATAAAGATGATATTGTTGCTTTACTAAAAGATAATGTTTCTAAGGAGGATAGCGCATCTTTTGTTACGAATTATATTAATAATTGGGCTACCAAGCAGTTGCTATTATCTAAATCTAAAATAAATTTGCCCGAAGAGCAATTAAAAGAATTTAATGAGCTTATAGAGAATTATAAGACCGATTTGTATACCCGAGCTTATAAAGAAGCTTTAGTGAGTCAGACAGAAGATACTATTGTTACAGATGCTCAGCTTACTAGTTTTTACGAAAACGAAAAAGAGAACTTTATGTTGAAAGAGAAATTAGTTAAACTAAGGTTTATTGAGCTTTCTGCACAGTTTTTAGATAAAGAGCAAGTTGCGACACGTTTAGATCGTTTTAATGAGAAAGATATAAAGTTTTTAGATTCCATAGGGATACAATTTAAAAACTTAAATTTTAATGATTCTATATGGGTTAAAGCTTCTAGAATTGTCAATGAAATTCCGCCCTTAACCTTTGAAAATGAGGATGCATACTTAAAAAAATCACAATTTTTTGAATTACAGGATTCAATAGGGGTATATTTGGCGAAGGTTACAGATGTATTGAATACGAATGATACTGCTCCATTATCATTTGTAAAACCATCAATCAAGCAAATTTTATTAAACAGGAGACGGTTAGAATTAATTAGAAAGTTAGAAACCGAGATTATTGATGATGCAATTAAAGATAAAGAATTTGAAGTTTATGTTAAAGATTAA